A single window of Streptomyces griseoviridis DNA harbors:
- a CDS encoding acyl-CoA dehydrogenase family protein, which produces MAGSADFDLYRPSEEHDMLRDAVRALAEAKIAPFAAAVDEEARFPQEAHDALVGNDLHAVHVPEEYGGGGADALATVIVIEEVARVCASSSLIPAVNKLGSLPVVLSGSEELKKRYLTPLAKGDGMFSYCLSEPDAGSDAAGMKTRAVRDGDHWVLDGVKRWITNAGESKYYTVMAVTDPTKRSKGISAFVVEKDDEGVSFGAPEKKLGIKGSPTREVYLDQVRVPADRMIGAEGTGFATAMKTLDHTRITIAAQALGIAQGALDYAKGYVQERKQFGKPIADFQGIQFMLADMAMKISAARALTYQAAAASERGDGDLTYLGAAAKCFASDTAMEVTTDAVQLLGGYGYTRDYPVERMMRDAKITQIYEGTNQVQRIVMARNLP; this is translated from the coding sequence TTGGCCGGATCGGCTGACTTCGACCTGTACCGCCCGTCCGAGGAGCACGACATGCTCCGCGACGCCGTCCGCGCGCTGGCCGAGGCGAAGATCGCGCCGTTCGCCGCCGCGGTGGACGAGGAGGCCCGTTTCCCGCAGGAGGCGCACGACGCCCTGGTGGGGAACGACCTGCACGCGGTGCACGTCCCCGAGGAGTACGGCGGCGGTGGCGCCGACGCCCTCGCCACCGTGATCGTCATCGAGGAGGTGGCCCGCGTCTGCGCCAGCTCCTCCCTGATCCCCGCGGTGAACAAGCTGGGCTCGCTGCCGGTGGTCCTCTCCGGCTCCGAGGAGCTGAAGAAGCGCTACCTGACGCCCCTCGCCAAGGGCGACGGCATGTTCTCCTACTGCCTCTCCGAGCCCGACGCCGGCTCCGACGCGGCCGGCATGAAGACCAGGGCGGTCCGCGACGGCGACCACTGGGTCCTCGACGGCGTGAAGCGCTGGATCACCAACGCGGGCGAGTCGAAGTACTACACGGTGATGGCGGTGACCGACCCGACGAAGCGCTCCAAGGGCATCTCGGCGTTCGTGGTGGAGAAGGACGACGAGGGCGTCTCCTTCGGCGCCCCGGAGAAGAAGCTCGGCATCAAGGGCTCCCCGACCCGCGAGGTCTACCTCGACCAGGTCCGCGTCCCCGCCGACCGCATGATCGGCGCCGAGGGCACCGGCTTCGCCACCGCGATGAAGACCCTCGACCACACCCGCATCACCATCGCCGCGCAGGCCCTCGGCATCGCCCAGGGCGCCCTCGACTACGCCAAGGGCTACGTCCAGGAGCGCAAGCAGTTCGGCAAGCCGATCGCCGACTTCCAGGGCATCCAGTTCATGCTCGCCGACATGGCGATGAAGATCTCGGCCGCCCGCGCCCTGACCTACCAGGCGGCGGCCGCCTCGGAACGCGGCGACGGCGACCTCACGTACCTGGGCGCGGCCGCGAAGTGCTTCGCCTCGGACACCGCGATGGAGGTCACCACGGACGCCGTCCAACTCCTCGGCGGTTACGGCTACACCCGCGACTACCCGGTGGAGCGGATGATGCGGGACGCCAAGATCACCCAGATCTACGAGGGCACCAACCAGGTCCAGCGCATCGTCATGGCGCGGAACCTGCCGTAA